One Betaproteobacteria bacterium DNA window includes the following coding sequences:
- a CDS encoding glycosyltransferase produces MAETLGSLLRQRYPGSFSVILVDDHSTDGTAARAREAAAAAGATDRLTVLAGAALPPGWSGKLWAVAQGVHQANRLPQPPEYLWFTDADIAHEPDALAALVTRARQHDLVLTSLMVKLRCESLAERALIPAFVFFFQMLYPFRWVNSPRRATAAAAGGCILVQTTALAAAGGIEAIRGELIDDCALARRLKAHGRIWLGLTERAHSIRPYVGVREIRRMVARTAYVQLRESPLLLAATVLGMVVTYLAPPLTACFAGGAARLPGIAAWAMMAFAYQPTLRLYRRSWLWGLALPAIAAAYLLFTLDSAWQHWRGAGGMWKGRAHAG; encoded by the coding sequence ATCGCGGAGACTCTGGGCTCGCTGCTGCGGCAGCGCTATCCGGGCTCGTTCTCGGTGATTCTGGTCGACGATCACAGCACGGACGGGACTGCTGCCCGCGCGCGCGAAGCAGCGGCAGCGGCCGGTGCCACGGACCGCTTGACGGTGCTTGCGGGCGCGGCGTTGCCGCCCGGCTGGTCGGGCAAGCTGTGGGCGGTGGCGCAGGGCGTGCACCAGGCGAACCGGCTGCCGCAGCCGCCCGAGTACCTCTGGTTCACCGACGCCGACATCGCACACGAGCCGGACGCACTCGCCGCGCTGGTGACGCGCGCACGGCAGCACGACCTCGTGCTCACCTCGCTGATGGTCAAGCTGCGCTGCGAGAGCCTCGCGGAGCGCGCGCTGATCCCTGCCTTCGTGTTCTTCTTCCAGATGCTCTATCCATTCCGCTGGGTGAATTCCCCGCGACGCGCCACGGCCGCTGCAGCGGGCGGCTGCATCCTCGTGCAGACGACGGCGCTTGCGGCGGCCGGCGGAATCGAAGCGATCCGCGGCGAGCTGATCGACGATTGTGCGCTGGCGCGGCGACTGAAGGCGCACGGTCGCATCTGGCTCGGCCTCACCGAGCGTGCGCATAGCATCCGGCCGTACGTGGGGGTGCGGGAGATCCGGCGCATGGTTGCGCGTACGGCATATGTCCAGCTGCGCGAGTCGCCGCTGCTGCTCGCCGCGACCGTCCTCGGCATGGTGGTGACGTACCTGGCGCCACCGCTCACCGCATGCTTCGCGGGGGGCGCGGCCCGCCTGCCGGGGATTGCCGCGTGGGCGATGATGGCGTTCGCTTATCAGCCGACGCTGCGCCTGTATCGCAGGTCCTGGCTGTGGGGTCTGGCGCTGCCCGCCATTGCAGCCGCATATCTGCTGTTCACGCTCGATTCGGCGTGGCAGCACTGGCGCGGTGCGGGCGGGATGTGGAAAGGGCGCGCCCACGCCGGTTAG